Genomic segment of Acidobacteriota bacterium:
CCGGATTCGTTACGGCGGGAAACACCGGCGCCGCGATGGCAACCGCCAAAATGGTGCTCGGCGCTTTGCCCGGTGTCGATCGTCCAGCGCTGGCTGCGGTATTTCCAACATCTGCAGGCAAAGCCGCCATTCTTCTCGATGTCGGCGCCAATGTCGATTGCAAGCCACAGAACCTTGAGCAATTCGCAGTCATGGGCGAAATCTACTCCCGCAGTATCTTCGGAACACACAGGCCCAGAGTGGGACTGCTCTCGATCGGCGAGGAAGAAGGCAAAGGCAACGAGCTTACGCGCGAAGCCTATGGATTGCTGCGGCAGCTTCCGCTGAATTTTGCCGGAAATGTGGAAGGGCGCGACCTCTATAACGGCACGGTCGATGTCATTGTCTGCGACGGATTCATCGGCAACGTGGCATTGAAGGTCTCTGAAGGTTTGGTCTCGACCGTGCGGTTCCTCCTGAAAGAGTCGCTGAAATCGACTATCAGCTCCCAGGTAGGGTTCTTGCTCTCCCGCCGCGCCTTCGAAGATTTCAAGAAGCGCCTCGATTACGCGGAATATGGAGGCGCTCCTCTTTTGGGAATTAAGGGCGTTTGCATCGTCGGGCATGGGTCGTCGAATTCCAATGCGTTGAAGAATGCGATTCGTGTAGCCGCACAATTCGCGGAAACTAAAATCAACGACAAGATCGAAAAAGGCCTGAACTCGCAAGGGGCACGCCAGTCTCTCCCCGGTGAACCCTTAGGAGCGGGCAGCGCTCCCATCTAACTTCCTGTTGTCTGCCATCATTTCTTCGGCGTGATGTCCGTCACGGGCAGATCCCAATGCGCCAGAAGGATCTCGAACCTTCTGCCTTCCTCACGTTTGTACGTCGCCTGGTCGGGCCAAAGCTGCTTAATGACAGACTCCTCGTCGGGATCCGAGGTGGTGGCCACCGTTGAATTCTTGAATTTGATGGTGACGCGATAATCCCAACGCGCATCTTCGGTCATGTGGTTGGCCGGAGTTTCGATCTTCACCGAAACCATTCGCCCGCTCTCAATACCTTTCTTGAGCAGGGGGTAGTGATTCTTCAGGAAGAGATCGAGGAACTCCTGCTGGTGTCCCCATTGCACTTTGTAGTAGTACTCCATGGTGTACGGCTGGTTAGCTCCGCCTTGAGGCGGCGCGCCCTGGGCGAACATGGGAAGCGTGAGCACTGCAAACAAGAATGGAATGAGTGAATTCTTCATCGACCCTCCGGTGGTGAGGAGTGAATTTTAGCGCGAGCACGCATGTTCACCTGCACTGATGCCGAACTGGAAGCCCTGCTCGATCCCCTCCAGGTGATCGGCGCCATGCGCGCAGCATTTGCGGGTGGTCTTGAGAAGGTCAGCATGCCGCAACGGTTACATCTTGAAACCGATACGGGCACATTGCTGATCATGCCGTGTGCGATTGCCGGAGACGAGGTCTGCGGAGTGAAGATGGTGAGCGTCAGCCGCGAGGCTCGGCCCGAAGGGCGTGTGAAGGCCTCCTACCTGATGTTTGAAACAAGCACGAGCAGGACGATCGCTGTTTTTGAAGCGAACCATCTCACTGATCTCAGGACTGCAGCGACCACGGCCCTTGCTACTGAGATACTTGCGCGCTCTGATGCGGTTACACTCGGTATTTTCGGAACCGGACGCCAGGCCAAGGCGCATCTGGCAGTGCTGCCGCGAGTCAGAAGTTTCCGGCGGATCCTCATCTCGGGCACAAGTGCGACAAAGACAGAAGCATTCGTGCAGCAAATGCGGCAGCAATGCGAATGTGAGATCAAGGCGGCAGACGCGGAGACATGTGCACGCAGCTCGGATGTGATCTGTACGTGCACGAGTTCCGTCGAGCCTTTATTTTCTGGGGAACGAATTCAACCCGGTACACACCTCAATCTGATCGGCACCTTTCAGCCCTGCGCGCGAGAAGTCGACTCCGCTCTGATTCGCCGCGCCCGGGTTTTCGTCGACACGTATGAGGCTGCTTTCGCCGAAGCCGGGGAGATCCTCGTGCCGCTGCATGCAGGCGAGATTGGGCGCGAGCACGTCTTGGGCGATCTGCACGAAATCGTATCGGCCGTGAAAGCCGGCCGTAGAAGCCGCGACGAGATTACCGCGTTCAAGAGTGTCGGTTGCGCTCTGGAGGATTTAGTGACCGCCAAGCTCGCACTGCGAACGATCCGGAGCCGAGCTTCCGAAACTGCAGGCCGGCGATCCGTCACATCATGAAAGCCGTCAACTCAGATTTCGTGGTGGTAGGAGCTGGAGTGTTCGGCACCTGGACGGCACGCGCGCTCCGCAGTAAAGGGCATTCCGTTACGTTGATCGAGGCACACGGCGCGGGAAACAGTCGTTCGAGTTCGGGAGACGAGTCGCGCATCATGCGTATGGGATACGGCGCCGACGGGCTCTACACGCGATGGGCAGCACGCTCCCTTCAGCTTTGGAAGGCGCTGTTCCAAGCGACTGGCCAACCGTTGTTCGTGAATACAGGCGTCTTGTGGCTCTGCTCGGAGCTGGATCGCTACACGCAGGAGCTTCTGCGCATGCTCGCGACCGAAAGCATTGCCTGCGAAGAGCTCTCAACGACTGAGATCAGCGCTCGGTTTCCTCAGATGAATGTCGATGATATTTCTTTTGGCATTCTGGAGCCGGAAAGCGGAGTCCTGCTGGCGCGTCGAGCGGTGCAGACAATACTCGAGCACGCCGTACGAGAAGGTGTGCGCTATGTGCTCGATGCAGTAGCCCCGCCGGAATCTCAGAACAGGAAGCTCGAGTCTGTCCCAACCACGCGCGGCGAAGCCGTGAGCGGAGGAACGTTCGTCTTTTGTTGCGGCGCATGGCTTCCGCAACTCTTTCCCGAACTGTTGGGCAACCGGATATTTCCCACTCGACAGGAAGTGTTCTACTTTGGGACCCCGCCCGGCGCCCGCGAATTCAGGCCACCACAGATGCCGGTCTGGCTGCACCACCAGGAGAATATGTATGGTCTGCCCGATATCGAGAATCGAGGAATCAAGGTTGCCAGCGACCGGCACGGCTATCCCTTCGATCCTGAAACCGGCAATCGCAGGGTAAGCCAAGCGGGCGAAGAGGAAGTCCGAGCCTATCTTTGTCGAAGATTCCGCTCATTAAGGAATGTGCCTCTGCTTGAAAGTCGTGTATGTCAGTACGAGAACACCTCGAACGGCGACTTTCTGATCGATCGCCATCCTGAAATTGAGAACGTCTGGCTTGTCGGCGGAGGTTCCGGCCATGGCTTCAAGCACGGTCCGGCGCTCGGAGAGTATGTAGCTGGGCAAATTCTACAAACGACTGCTGCAGAAAATCGTTTTTTGCTTGAGCGAAAGTTGCTGGTGCAGCAAAGGACGGTGTACTGAGAAGCGCTTACCTGAATCAGGGGGATTCGCGGCGTAGGGGTGCAGCATGCTGCGTATTGGCGATGCTTCGCGATTACCCGGAAATGCCGGGCGTCCTAACTGCATGGAGAAGACGCAGCATGCTGCGTCTCTACGAAAGACATTAGTAATCCAGCTTCATGGGCAGACGATGCATCACTGCTTGCTCTGTCAAGCCCATCAGGACCGCCATACCGAAACGCGCTGAGGTCTCAAATGGGGCATTCTTTGGTCCCCCATCGAGCTTCCATTGTTTGAAGTTCTCAGGTGTGGCTTTCAGAGTCTTTGCATTCAATTCGCGAAGTTGGCTGAGCAGCGTTGTGCTCCATCCCATCCAGAGTTCTTTGCCGGTAATGTATCCCGCCTTGAATACAAATTGGTTATCGCCCGGTAGCCAGAGTTCAGGGAACAGTATCTGCGAGTATTTTGTTTTGAACCCCTCCGCCGTGCATTTCCTATAAGCCTCATCCTTTTGGAGATCCTCGGGAACGACATCGGGTAATTTCAGTTCTCGATGTTCATCGTGAGCGGCAAGGACAGCGACTGCTGAGTAGCAATCCCAAGCCGGCTTTTCCGTGAAGTAGTCGGAAGAATTATCTTCGCTCCACTTCAGCGGCTGCTTCAGCGCTTCTGCAAGTCCTGACTGCCACGCGAGAACAGCTTCTCGAATCTGATCGGCAGAGAGTCGCGGCGAACTATCCGTAGAAG
This window contains:
- a CDS encoding ornithine cyclodeaminase family protein (catalyzes the formation of L-proline from L-ornithine), which produces MFTCTDAELEALLDPLQVIGAMRAAFAGGLEKVSMPQRLHLETDTGTLLIMPCAIAGDEVCGVKMVSVSREARPEGRVKASYLMFETSTSRTIAVFEANHLTDLRTAATTALATEILARSDAVTLGIFGTGRQAKAHLAVLPRVRSFRRILISGTSATKTEAFVQQMRQQCECEIKAADAETCARSSDVICTCTSSVEPLFSGERIQPGTHLNLIGTFQPCAREVDSALIRRARVFVDTYEAAFAEAGEILVPLHAGEIGREHVLGDLHEIVSAVKAGRRSRDEITAFKSVGCALEDLVTAKLALRTIRSRASETAGRRSVTS
- a CDS encoding phosphate acyltransferase PlsX, which gives rise to MPTVVAVDAMGSDRAPKPEVEGAILACRHYDVQVVLVGREAEIREELKREIEKHPTVKNLPIDVVHATEVIGMGEKAATAVRSKRDSSMRVGLRLVREGRAAGFVTAGNTGAAMATAKMVLGALPGVDRPALAAVFPTSAGKAAILLDVGANVDCKPQNLEQFAVMGEIYSRSIFGTHRPRVGLLSIGEEEGKGNELTREAYGLLRQLPLNFAGNVEGRDLYNGTVDVIVCDGFIGNVALKVSEGLVSTVRFLLKESLKSTISSQVGFLLSRRAFEDFKKRLDYAEYGGAPLLGIKGVCIVGHGSSNSNALKNAIRVAAQFAETKINDKIEKGLNSQGARQSLPGEPLGAGSAPI